The sequence CAGACTGACCAGCAGGGCGCCGCGGGCAATGCCGAAAGCAGCCCCCAGGGACCGGTCCACGGCGTTCAGGGCCGAACTGCGGATACTGCGCGATATAAAGTGGGTGATGATGGCGCATATGGCCAGGATGACCGCAAAAGCAATCACCAGGGCCAGGATAGTCACGACCATGTCCCAGGCCATGTACTCTTCCACAAACTCCCGCGCGCCTGGAATGGATTCCAGAAAGGACCCCGTGGTGGACTCGATCAGGGGGCCAATCTCGCGGGCCCCGAAATACGCGGCGACCCACCCGGACACAGACAGGATTTCGTGCACAAATCCCCGGGAAAACGCCAGAACGGCGGACACAAGAACGATGGCGATGATGACCAGATCAAACACATTTACGGGCAGGGATTCCATCAGGGCTTACCTGTCTGTTGGAC is a genomic window of Pseudomonadota bacterium containing:
- a CDS encoding CvpA family protein; protein product: MESLPVNVFDLVIIAIVLVSAVLAFSRGFVHEILSVSGWVAAYFGAREIGPLIESTTGSFLESIPGAREFVEEYMAWDMVVTILALVIAFAVILAICAIITHFISRSIRSSALNAVDRSLGAAFGIARGALLVSLMWLLATWIWKTDEQPVWMKEARTRTLLASGADFLRELAPKGLEMEAADDREPAGTDSKPPEPAGGENGRTTEQLPDLTDPAPAVPGAPAAEAVR